attgaAATTTAGAATcttaaactaatatatatatatatatatatatacacacacatacactaaaataatactgGTACATTATATTGTGATCCCCAAATTCACATTAAAATTATCAATTAATTGTTTCATGGTTTTCCTTAATTTTATATACCAACTATAAAATAGTACAGAATTACTCTACTCCACTTATTCTTACATTTTGCAGTGAACACGCAAATCCAAACTGAGGTCAATGTCTCAAATTAtagaaaaaaagcaattcaCCCTGGATAGTGCCTAGCATGCTCCTCCCAAGGGTCTTCATCAGGCCTCCACCCTTTCAGTCCTCCTCCACATCTGAAGCAGAGCACATGGTCCTGTTCCCCTAAATGACCAAAACACCACAACAGTTTGTTCTACGTCTTTCGACAAAGTGCTGCAAGGatgacatttttgaaaaccTCTTTAGCACTTTCTGCCATCCTGAAATAGccgttttccttttctttttcaaatggGTGGTCGGAAGCATACTGACGATGCCATTTAAGTGACGCGTGCACGTTGTGGTTCTTCAGCAGCCTACGTTCAGCATTTAACttctacaaatattttttttacgattACGTAGCTAGCTATATGAGAGAACAATGCATGCAGGCCGATTAAGCTTGTAGAAACATTACTGTAGTTACCTCTGCTGTAGAAACCAGCTCTGGCCAGTCTCTCGGGGTCTATGGGATGCTGTCTGCCTCTGAAGGTTTCAAGACGCCCCTCAAAAGACTCCACAGAGGCTCTCTGATCATTCACCCTGGGCCTTGGTGTTGTCAGCGGCACATTGCCCACATCGTGGCCTAAGATGAAGAAGCAGTTCGGGTAGTGCTTTGCATGTTCGCCCCAGGCTTCGTCGCCTGGCTCCCAACCTGCCAGCTCCTGCCCACAACAGAAGCACTTCACAATGTCATTTGTTCCCAAGTAATACATCCCCGCCGCCGCCAGGTCTTCAGGTCGAACTGGAACATCTGCAGGCCACTCACTAAAAGTATTCAGCCGAGCTTCCTCGCTCTTCATGTGCGGCACAACGGGATAAATGGTCTCATCCATCACCTCTCCTGTGCGGAGCTGGAACTCCCTGGCTTCAGCCTCTTCGTCATAGGTAGGCCTTTGAATGAAGTCTGAGGCTCTCATACCATGAGCACAGCTAAGAAACGTGCAGTTGGGAGATGCTTGGTGATGTCTCTTCAATGGGGCATCCTCTCGGTTCCAGTCTTCCACTGTCGCATGGCAGCTAAAACAGCGCACCCTGTCTGCCTGACCTGTAAAATAAAAGCCTGC
The genomic region above belongs to Puntigrus tetrazona isolate hp1 chromosome 14, ASM1883169v1, whole genome shotgun sequence and contains:
- the LOC122358298 gene encoding E3 ubiquitin-protein ligase XIAP isoform X1; translation: MARSSQDGEIEADDAWSSMPNRVSSFQHFPRSGELSAQRLARAGFYFTGQADRVRCFSCHATVEDWNREDAPLKRHHQASPNCTFLSCAHGMRASDFIQRPTYDEEAEAREFQLRTGEVMDETIYPVVPHMKSEEARLNTFSEWPADVPVRPEDLAAAGMYYLGTNDIVKCFCCGQELAGWEPGDEAWGEHAKHYPNCFFILGHDVGNVPLTTPRPRVNDQRASVESFEGRLETFRGRQHPIDPERLARAGFYSRGEQDHVLCFRCGGGLKGWRPDEDPWEEHARHYPGCSFLLAEKGGEYVNSMQLRHPKGDHSRSSQNGFSSDKEAAQNVLQSKIAQKAVDMGFDPIKVERTILQKLRQNTEGYTSVEDLIQDLSPDVTPEKAEDPMTKLEKLQREKLCKVCMDSDINIVFIPCGHLVTCQECSEPLNKCPICCATITQKIKTYNA
- the LOC122358298 gene encoding E3 ubiquitin-protein ligase XIAP isoform X2: MARSSQDGEIEADDAWSSMPNRVSSFQHFPRSGELSAQRLARAGFYFTGQADRVRCFSCHATVEDWNREDAPLKRHHQASPNCTFLSCAHGMRASDFIQRPTYDEEAEAREFQLRTGEVMDETIYPVVPHMKSEEARLNTFSEWPADVPVRPEDLAAAGMYYLGTNDIVKCFCCGQELAGWEPGDEAWGEHAKHYPNCFFILGHDVGNVPLTTPRPRVNDQRASVESFEGRLETFRGRQHPIDPERLARAGFYSRGEQDHVLCFRCGGGLKGWRPDEDPWEEHARHYPGCSFLLAEKGGEYVNSMQLRHPKGDHSRSSQNGFSSDKEAQNVLQSKIAQKAVDMGFDPIKVERTILQKLRQNTEGYTSVEDLIQDLSPDVTPEKAEDPMTKLEKLQREKLCKVCMDSDINIVFIPCGHLVTCQECSEPLNKCPICCATITQKIKTYNA